The genomic DNA GATTCCAAACGCTCCCAACACCGTACCGATTAGTTTCCCTATCCCTCCTAAAATGACAACCATGAACGCATCGACAATATAATACGTTCCAATCGTTGGACCAATCGGACCGAGCAGCGTCAACGCACAGCCAGCTAAACCGGCAAAACCGGAACCAATGGCAAACGCATATGCGTCGACTTTTCGAGTAGAAATCCCAAGACAAGAAGCCATATCCCGATTTAACGTGACCGCCCTCATTCTTCGGCCGGCCGGCGTTTTGTTTAAATATAGATTAAGAACAAAAATGGACAGGATGACAAATGCTAAAATAAACAGCCGTTTGTACGGAAAAACCATTCCCGCAATGCGAATCCCTCCATCTAACCATCCGGGAGGAAGCACCGCTACATTAGGCGCACCAAAAATCGTTCGCGCGAGTTGCTGCAAAATCAAGCTAACTCCCCATGTCGCCAATAAACTATCCAACGGCCGATGATATAAGTGCCTGATTAATATTTTTTCTAATCCCCAGCCAAGGAGAGCCGAAACAAAAAAGGCAACAGGAATCGCGACGAAGAAATAATATCCCATGGATTGCGGTGCATACTTGGCAAATATTTGTTGAACGACGTACGTCATGTACGCTCCCACCATGATCAATTCGCCATGAGCCATGTTGATGACACCCATTAGTCCAAAGGTAATCGCCAGCCCTATAGCAACAAAAAGCAAAATCGAACCTAAGCTGAAACCGTTAAAAACTTGCGTAATAACTACGGACAACAAAGCCTCCTCCTTTCTTGGAAATGGAAAGGAGCCAAAACTCCTTTCCACAACTAATGTTTTTAATTTAAATCTTTCGCCCATGGATAGGTTTTTAAGTAAGGATCCGGCTTGATCGGCTTACCGGAATTCCATAGTTCCTTAAACTGTCCATTTGACTGGATTTCTCCTATTCTCACAATCTTCCATGTGTGCTGTGTTTTTCCATCGATTTTCACCGTTCCGCCAGGCGCTTTATACTCAATGCCATCTGCCGCTTTTTTCACCTTATCGACATCAAAAGAACCTGCTTTCTTCACTGCTTCCGCCCATAAATGAACGGCGAAATACGCTGCCTCGATCGGGTCATCAGTGACTCGATCCTTCCCGTATTTCTTTTTATATTTTTCTACAAACACTTTATTTTCCGGTGTATTAGTTGACTGGAAATAATTCCACACGGCAAGATGACCAGCCAACACATCGGGGCCAATTCCACGAATTTCTTCTTCTGCGATGCTGACAGACATAACAGTCAAATCTTTTGCTGTAATCCCGGCATCTTTTAATTGCTTAAAGAAAGCGACATTACTGTCTCCGTTTAATGTATTAAACACAACATCCGGCTTCACTTCTTTAATTTTGCTAATAATCGTGCTATAATCCGTATGGCCAAGCGGAGTGTACTCTTCGCCTACCAATTGTCCGCCCTCTGCCTTTAATTGAGCTTTAATAATTTTATTTGCTGTGCGTGGAAACACATAATCAGAGCCAAGCAAGAAAAATTTCTTCCCTTTATTTTTTAGAAGCCAGTTTACTGCCGGGACGATTTGCTGATTGGTTGTAGCACCTGTATAAAAAATATTTGGTGATGACTCCATCCCTTCATACTGTACTGGATACCAAAGCAACCCATTATTTTGCTCTACGACAGGAAGCATTGCTTTTCGGCTTGCTGATGTCCATCCTCCAAAGATCGCCGCCACTCTGTCTTTCTGCAGCAATTTATTCGCCTTTTCTGCAAATGTTGGCCAATCTGACGCACCATCCTCAATCACAGGCTCAATTTTCTTACCTAGCAGACCGCCTGATTGATTAATCTCTTCAATTGCCATTAACTCCGCATCACGCAACGATACCTCGCTAATCGCCATCGTACCGCTCAATGAATGGAGAATACCTACTTTGACCGTGTCGCCCGTTCCCGATGAGCTTGTTTCTTTTTTATTTTCCTTCACCTCATCGACTGCCGACGATGCTGCACATCCGCTTAATACAAACACAAGCCCGCATAAAAGCAAGACTAACAGTTTAAAAGCTTTCCAATCCAATCTCTTCATGTAAACACTCCTTACAAGATTCTAATTATTTTGATATAATTAGAATCAGGCATACCATTGCACATATGATGCCTGATTTTGTGAAAGCTTCTCATGGCCGTGAGAAGCTTTTTTTCTTTCCTCCTTTCTTTTATGTAATATTACATAACATAAAATGTAATATTTAATTTACATTATACATAATTTCCCCATTTTAACAAGGCGAAAATCTAAAAATATATTATTTTTTGAATTTTTATGTTAGAAAATATAACATTAATATTTATAAAAAAAACGGGGCTGATTCATATGGCAGAGAATCAGACCCGTTTTTGTTCATATATTAGAATGAAAGTTCTTAAATGTGATCGATGGCTGCTCACAATATCAGAATGAAGGCTCATTTATCAATATTTGCTAGCGACATATATCCATATTTAATGCTCATTACTCTCATTCCTTAAAATTTAATCAAACGTTTGATTAATAAATTGAATTTCAAAAGCCCAATCTTTATACGTTTTATAGATTTTCCGAAACACAGATTCTCAAAATAATCTTCCGTAAACTACGATTCACTATCCCTTTAAGCAACAATAATTATTGATGTAATTAGGGAAAATGCAATTATGTATAGTTTTCTTTAAAAATCCGATGAGGAAACTATATAAATATAAATGGTTAACAAAAAAATGATTCATCACCACATTTTGTGATTTAACCAATAAAAATGAAAACACTCACAGATTCCTGGCAATAATGTTAGCGCCTACTTAACATAACAGGAGGTTCTGTAAGTGTTTTCTGTATCACTAGATTTGCCAGAATTTGAAGTTGTTAAACAAGTATTTCTTGAAGATTGCAATCTGTTACATGTTGAGAAAAATACGATGGAAGAACGTTGTACTTTTTGCGGCTTTTTTACCAGTAATGTCCACGACTGGCGGACAAGAAAAGTTCGTGATCTATCTATATTAGGCAAACCCCTTTTCTTATTTGTCAGAGTGAACAGATAACGTTGTCACAACTGTAATGAGGTATTTTCCCAAACATTTGAATCGATTAGCCCTAAAAAACATCAGACCAATCGATACAGAGAATATCTGTATCAAATGTGCAATGGATCCACTATTCAAGAAGTAAGTCGAAAGGAAAAAGTTCCTTATACGACAGTAGAAAGAATTTTTTATTCCATCACTAAAGAAAAAGAAATGGAACATTTAGAACATCTTGATAGTGTTTTAGTAAACAATGAACTAGTCCTTAGCCTTGATGAAGTAGCTGTTCGAATGGGGCACCGATAGGAATTGGTTCTAATGGATGTCCAATCTGGGAGCGTGCTTGGTATGGAACATCAACGTAGTCATGTTTCTACTCAAACCTTACTCTCCAAGGAGATCCTGGCTAATAAATGTGTTCAAACCGTTGTCATGGATATGAGGGATCCCTTTCATAAAGCTGTTAAATCCATATTTCCAGAGGCCTGTAACGTCATTGATAAGTATCATGTAGTGCAAAAAGTAACCCAAGCACTTGATCAAGTAAGGAAGAAAATTCCTAGGCTGAAAAAAGAACGGTTTAAGCTCTTGAAAGGTTCTGAAAAGCTAACGGCTAATAAAAAACAACAATTAGACGAAATGCTCGAGGAGCGCCTAGAGTTGTCATATACGTATTTTCTAAAAGAGCTATTTTGGGAAGTTTACCAAACACCGGACTTTGATACAGCTAATTCATTCTTGGAAGAATAGATCCAACTTGCATGGAGCAGCCCATTTCCGTCATTCCATAAAGTTGCCAGGACCTTAAAAAATTGGAAAGCACAAATACTGCAATACTTCTTACACCCTTTACAAATGGCCGGATTGAAGGCACAAACCATAAAATCAAGAATATCAAAAGACGCGCTTTTGGTTTCAGGAATTTAGACAGATTTCGGCTACGTGTATTTTCAGAATGTACAGGTAAAACTTATAAAAATCAGGCTGCCTAACCTTGTCCTTCATCAGCTTTCCATAGTGTAGTTGGTAGAAAGGAAGCCGTTGTAGCCGTCAAGGAAAGCACTTGACAGCTTCCTTTCTACCAACTAAATGGTCTGTAAGCTGACGAAGGGGCTACTCTAAATTGAGTACCAATCTAGCTAACTTATTTCAGGAATTGTATGGACATCACAGAATATGGTGAAGAGACTAAATAAAGATGCAAAAAATTAAATCAAACCAAATGAAGTTATAAGTGGCTGACATCACATACTTCCAAGGGATGAAATTGGCTTTATCTAGCTATTGTTATGGTTTTGTATTCAAAAATTAGTCAATAAAACAAAACTTCCTCTTACCTTGGGGAAGTTTTGAAATGTAAAGATACTAGTTGGAATTATTAACTTGATCAATAAGTGTTTGCAGTTCTTCATTATTTTCAATAGGGTAATTTGATTTTAATTGATTAAAGTATTGTTCCATTTTGGTTGGATCTAGTCCTGTTAAATTATCATGTAACGGTAAACTTTGCAATAAAAAGTAAACTGTATTGGCTGTTGCATCTTCGCTTTCCAATTCTTTATTTAAAAGATTTAACTCGTTAGTAATATGACCTGTACTAGCAGATCCTACCCCGAAAGAATTTACTTCTTTAAAACGAATTTGCAAATTAAAGTTTTCTTTATCAAGTACGGTAGGTTCGAATTTAAGATATAGTACTGGATAGCCGTTAATTGTTTCCCACTCTAATGAAGTAATGGTAAGATCCTTTTGACCCCAAACAGTTATTTTTCCATCCTCAAAAAGTTCTTCTGGATTCGTGATAGTTTGATAGTTATCTGGAAGTATGCCAGGGTAAAAAACATAACTAATTTCATCAATGGTCTGGCCAGATGGGATTGCTCCAAATTCTCCAGGAGAATCTACAGGTCTGTCTCCAATCATGTTTGAGGTTTCAATAAAAGAATATCCTTTAACCTTATTTTCGTTATCAACTGCAACTAGCAAAAACCCGGAGTCTGATTCAGCAATTGGAATCGGTCTGCCAAGTATATAATCTTGTCCTTCTGTAAATTCACTATTATATTCCAAGTTCACATTCTCATCCGCAACAGATTTAACTTTAAATTTCACAGCCCCTTCCGGTAACTCAGGAAGCTGCAAAATAGAAACTGTTCCTGGAATCGGTCCTGATGAGACATGGAGACCATTTAATGGAAATTGTTGTATTGGACCAGTTGCTAAAGGCAAATTAATAGTTTCAGGTTCAAGGGTGAGTGGCGATACAAATACCTTTAAGTTTTCCTCATTTCCTTCTAACAAATTACCAAAACTAATTGTAAGTTGATTGTTAGAATCTCTTCTAATACCCGCTTCAAACTTGAAGTTGTCTCCGGCAATGTCACCAGAAACAAAGCTTAATAATACATCGTTCTCATCATTCGGGTTATATACTTTTATTAGATCATGATCTCCATGCTCTTCAACTGAAACTGCAACTGATGCCGGAAGTCGTGAGTAATCTATCTCTCTATTAAAATTGAGTGAAATTGAATCACCTGAAGAAAGCTTTGAGTTTTGATCAACATCCTCAAAAGAAAAATTTTGTAGTATTTCGTTAACAGGTTCCTCATTTGATTCCCCGAATGGAGCAATGGCATTTCTTAAGGATCTTATTTGAGTTAAAAGTTCTTTAATGGTCGCCTGCTGGTTATTTAAAACAGCTTTTGCATTATCGAGAGCCTTTTGTAGTGCATCTTTTTCATCTATTAGATCTGGAGTATGTTCTGCATTAAAGTCTTCGACTATCTTTTCTCCATTTTCCACTAATTTTTGAAGAGATTCTATAGGTTTGAGATAATCGTCCTTAATAACGCTATCCTTTTCTAATTCATTAATTGGGATGATATTTACATTCTGGCCATTATTACTTATTTCCATAGCAAAAACAACCCAATATAACTCATTACCTTCTCCTTCTGGCACAGTGAATGTTTGATCTGCTGTTTGTGACTTCCCTTTGAACACTTTTACATTTGCAAGTGATTTTCTTAAGCTTGTATCTCCCCTATATTGACCCGAGTAATTATGCACATAAAATACATACTTCCCATCCCTTAACTTTCGGAGTGTTGTAGTCTCAGGCCCATATGATTCAACATCATCCCAGTCCAAATCAACATAAGTGACACCATTATCTTGAAAAACTTTATTATTATAATAGGTGTGGAAATCAACTCCATCCAATGTAGTACCTTCTAAGTGAGAGTCAAGGTCACTAGGTTTCTCTCCCCAAGATAACATGATTTTAAGCTCACCAGAAGCAGCGGCACGAATAGCCGTTTCATTTTGATTAATGTTATATACGTCTTCTGGTGCTGACGCGTACATATAAGATTTAACAACATTTGGACCAGAGAATTCCCCGGTATATTCTCCAAATTCTCCTTCAGGCAAGGAAACGGAATAATAACCATATTTATCTGTA from Bacillus methanolicus MGA3 includes the following:
- the urtB gene encoding urea ABC transporter permease subunit UrtB, which encodes MSVVITQVFNGFSLGSILLFVAIGLAITFGLMGVINMAHGELIMVGAYMTYVVQQIFAKYAPQSMGYYFFVAIPVAFFVSALLGWGLEKILIRHLYHRPLDSLLATWGVSLILQQLARTIFGAPNVAVLPPGWLDGGIRIAGMVFPYKRLFILAFVILSIFVLNLYLNKTPAGRRMRAVTLNRDMASCLGISTRKVDAYAFAIGSGFAGLAGCALTLLGPIGPTIGTYYIVDAFMVVILGGIGKLIGTVLGAFGIGLVSTLMEYSTSATMAKVIIFALIIAFLQWKPSGLVSVRTRSLD
- the urtA gene encoding urea ABC transporter substrate-binding protein, with the translated sequence MKRLDWKAFKLLVLLLCGLVFVLSGCAASSAVDEVKENKKETSSSGTGDTVKVGILHSLSGTMAISEVSLRDAELMAIEEINQSGGLLGKKIEPVIEDGASDWPTFAEKANKLLQKDRVAAIFGGWTSASRKAMLPVVEQNNGLLWYPVQYEGMESSPNIFYTGATTNQQIVPAVNWLLKNKGKKFFLLGSDYVFPRTANKIIKAQLKAEGGQLVGEEYTPLGHTDYSTIISKIKEVKPDVVFNTLNGDSNVAFFKQLKDAGITAKDLTVMSVSIAEEEIRGIGPDVLAGHLAVWNYFQSTNTPENKVFVEKYKKKYGKDRVTDDPIEAAYFAVHLWAEAVKKAGSFDVDKVKKAADGIEYKAPGGTVKIDGKTQHTWKIVRIGEIQSNGQFKELWNSGKPIKPDPYLKTYPWAKDLN
- a CDS encoding transposase family protein, with the translated sequence MFSVSLDLPEFEVVKQVFLEDCNLLHVEKNTMEERCTFCGFFTSNVHDWRTRKVRDLSILGKPLFLFVRVNR
- a CDS encoding transposase, giving the protein MEHQRSHVSTQTLLSKEILANKCVQTVVMDMRDPFHKAVKSIFPEACNVIDKYHVVQKVTQALDQVRKKIPRLKKERFKLLKGSEKLTANKKQQLDEMLEERLELSYTYFLKELFWEVYQTPDFDTANSFLEE
- a CDS encoding transposase; translated protein: MESTNTAILLTPFTNGRIEGTNHKIKNIKRRAFGFRNLDRFRLRVFSECTGKTYKNQAA